The following proteins are co-located in the Elusimicrobiota bacterium genome:
- a CDS encoding phospholipase D-like domain-containing protein, whose translation MAAFAVRSTRIAEALAEAGRRGLRVRVIFDESQSKSEAFKPYADWLALQPGVELRILSGPNHPSDFPPAEKAHNKFFILDGKLVMTGSSNQTKYASEGNFENFNLLDDPVDVSAYVLFYDHMFGVAKTKTPGAIPVLPTDAELKAEVTGKGAAAQP comes from the coding sequence ATGGCGGCATTCGCGGTGCGCTCCACGCGTATCGCCGAAGCCCTGGCCGAGGCGGGGCGCCGGGGCCTGCGCGTGCGGGTCATCTTCGATGAGAGCCAGTCCAAGTCCGAGGCCTTCAAGCCCTACGCCGATTGGCTGGCGCTGCAGCCGGGCGTGGAGCTGCGCATCCTCTCCGGGCCCAACCACCCCAGCGACTTCCCGCCGGCCGAGAAGGCGCATAACAAGTTCTTCATCCTGGACGGCAAGCTGGTGATGACCGGCTCGTCCAACCAGACCAAGTACGCCTCGGAAGGGAACTTCGAGAATTTCAACCTCCTCGACGACCCCGTGGATGTCTCGGCTTACGTGCTCTTCTACGACCACATGTTCGGCGTGGCCAAGACCAAGACTCCAGGCGCGATCCCCGTCCTGCCCACGGACGCGGAGCTCAAGGCCGAGGTCACGGGCAAGGGCGCGGCGGCCCAGCCCTAA
- a CDS encoding MltA domain-containing protein — translation MTILPLLSLSLAGALAAAPAPAASTGTAAAPAAAPAPALPPLRLLTPDELPAFADTFKSKAGLIKAAKKTLSYLGKSTGPKYVRIGGRDYGPAILADSIQELLSILDEAKTPEELDSLVRERFDVFQSAGSDGQGKVVFSSYYQPLLPAAVKKSAKYPIPIYRRPSDMVEVDLSAFGVKNGGDSLVGRVGKDRRVVPYFTREEIDVRKALRGKKLELAWLQNKWDVLDLHIQGSGILKYPSGKEMLARYAATNAQQYNSVGLTLVKAGALPREGLSYDKIRDYFKAHPEAEDWVISQNPRYTFFELVAMPPDGEPLGTVMESLAPARSIAVDPAVIPLGALAWFSTVSPQADQDGRLLGQFPNSRFALCMDTGGAIKGPGRVDIYAGHGKQATTTARNQWNEGKLYILVKKVPQRER, via the coding sequence ATGACCATCCTCCCCCTGCTCTCCCTGTCCTTGGCCGGAGCCCTGGCCGCGGCGCCCGCCCCCGCCGCGTCGACCGGCACGGCCGCCGCCCCGGCGGCGGCTCCCGCGCCGGCGCTGCCACCGCTGAGGCTGCTCACCCCGGACGAGCTGCCGGCCTTCGCGGACACGTTCAAATCCAAGGCCGGACTCATCAAGGCGGCCAAGAAGACCCTGAGCTACCTCGGCAAGAGCACGGGACCCAAGTACGTGCGCATCGGCGGCCGCGACTACGGCCCCGCCATACTCGCCGATTCCATCCAGGAGCTGCTCAGCATCCTCGACGAGGCCAAGACCCCGGAGGAGCTCGACTCCCTGGTCCGCGAGCGCTTCGACGTTTTCCAATCCGCGGGCTCGGACGGCCAGGGCAAGGTCGTGTTCTCCTCCTATTACCAGCCGCTGCTGCCGGCCGCGGTCAAGAAGTCGGCCAAGTATCCGATCCCCATCTACCGCCGGCCTTCGGATATGGTGGAGGTTGATCTCTCCGCCTTCGGCGTCAAGAACGGCGGCGACTCCTTGGTCGGGCGGGTGGGCAAGGACCGGCGCGTGGTCCCCTATTTCACTCGGGAAGAGATCGACGTGCGCAAGGCCCTGCGCGGCAAGAAGCTGGAGTTGGCCTGGCTGCAGAACAAGTGGGACGTCCTCGACCTGCACATCCAGGGCTCGGGCATCCTCAAGTACCCATCGGGCAAGGAGATGCTGGCCCGCTACGCCGCCACCAACGCGCAGCAATACAACTCCGTGGGCCTGACCCTCGTCAAAGCCGGAGCCTTGCCACGGGAAGGGCTGAGCTACGACAAGATCCGCGACTACTTCAAGGCGCACCCCGAAGCCGAAGACTGGGTCATCTCCCAGAACCCGCGCTACACCTTCTTCGAGCTGGTGGCCATGCCGCCGGACGGCGAGCCCCTGGGCACGGTCATGGAGTCCTTGGCGCCGGCGCGCTCCATCGCCGTAGACCCCGCCGTCATCCCGCTGGGGGCTTTGGCCTGGTTCTCCACGGTCTCCCCCCAGGCGGACCAGGACGGGCGGCTGCTGGGCCAGTTCCCCAACAGCCGCTTCGCCCTATGCATGGACACGGGGGGCGCCATCAAGGGGCCGGGCCGCGTGGACATCTACGCGGGGCACGGCAAGCAGGCCACGACCACGGCGCGCAACCAGTGGAACGAGGGCAAGCTCTACATCCTGGTCAAGAAGGTCCCGCAGCGGGAGCGCTAG
- a CDS encoding prepilin-type N-terminal cleavage/methylation domain-containing protein gives MRSRFSRSGFTLTELLVAVALFTVMVGGLAAFYGMVFSNQYRRFADLTVANGATMVRRAFDSAMGSATFIQDPSAGAATDYLTVWSNLDGDGRTPLVAGAPVQFSHLCLDDAAQRIYIYKGSFPKPAFSCGDSPAAVARMPLAGGPGFRSAGLAFYRPEPDLVQMTCGINLTDRQGLEHPAEVQMQAVATANDQN, from the coding sequence ATGAGGTCCCGCTTCAGCCGGTCCGGCTTCACACTCACGGAGCTCCTCGTGGCCGTCGCCCTCTTCACCGTGATGGTGGGCGGGTTGGCCGCCTTCTACGGCATGGTCTTCAGCAATCAATACCGCAGATTCGCGGACTTGACGGTGGCCAACGGCGCGACCATGGTGCGGCGGGCCTTCGACTCGGCCATGGGCTCCGCCACGTTCATCCAGGACCCGTCCGCCGGAGCCGCGACCGACTACCTGACGGTCTGGTCCAACCTGGACGGCGATGGCCGCACGCCTCTGGTGGCCGGGGCGCCGGTCCAGTTCAGCCATCTCTGCTTGGACGACGCCGCCCAGCGGATCTATATCTATAAAGGGTCGTTCCCGAAACCCGCTTTCTCTTGCGGGGATTCTCCCGCCGCCGTGGCGCGCATGCCGCTGGCGGGCGGGCCGGGGTTCCGGAGCGCCGGCCTCGCGTTCTACCGGCCGGAACCCGACTTGGTCCAGATGACGTGCGGCATCAATTTGACCGATCGGCAGGGCCTGGAGCATCCGGCCGAAGTGCAGATGCAGGCCGTAGCGACCGCCAATGACCAGAACTGA